A DNA window from Stigmatella aurantiaca contains the following coding sequences:
- the pglX gene encoding BREX-2 system adenine-specific DNA-methyltransferase PglX encodes MELEKRVALTKALAKLTERIAEDLREQMRRPGLAQERARALHRDEKVGEDFIVWTDVLSRRAAVLWALKTVYVRVLEDRGLMRPPRLVDPDPQAQEVESDTLFRHLAPNLGPSAYLAWVFRDLSSPRGGLPELFSPQPAEVARPSDARSQEVLEFWRRRDVETGELVFRFDGEQFDGRLMGDLYQDLDPVVKERYALLQTPDFVLDFILDETLTPAIAEWGVEKVRVLDPACGSGHFLLAAFKRLVTGMREKFPARPVREVVDDCLARVVGIDLNDYACGLARARLVMTALELAGETDLGAASDYHPQVYWADALEQVERAPEPEQMGLFTGETEKKPYNMLTRPEVRARLRPLLKAGFEVVVGNPPYITEKDAAKREYHREKAGKERRYVSASGKYSLGAPFTERMFQLAVPGGFIGMITANSFMKREFGKVLIEKVLPRQDLFKVVDTSGAYIPGHGTPTVLLFGRSRKPQSNVVRVVMGKRGEPGIPVDAAQGKVWRSIVDEHGRLGDKSEFVSVSDVLRDTLNEHPWSIGGGGAAELKEVLDSRSSSRLGQVAQAIGISSVTGEDDVYSAGSALAFSRRGIGPLRALVTGDVVRDWSVSNPLSAIWPYTDEFAVAPLDAIPAIGAYLWSFRSILRKRKRFGTPMLERGLSWYEWQELYSDKLRTPLSIVFGEVATHNHFVLERGGMVFKQTAPVIKLPAKATENECFAVLGQLNSSVACFWLKQVCQNKGLRGQGGGMTSEPWEQFFQFGGTRLGTFPLAQVRCAQTEEFAAALEALARKSALDSVEKCVGEQAVSGAIALRDALSGRRKRDLSRLCRMVGLQEELDWLCYRLYGIAPDVEVRRPDDVQSIVPGQRPFEIVLAQDDAERRAALARGEDPDEAPTEWFVRHGWEPVSSLDGIVITNERRVIEARIERIVASRDLALIEQPTYKRRWYRPDYAAEEKQALETYLSDRMEAWAKERATPFTLRQMVAALQADPSVLAVAECLVGNAQFDLEALLSERLLADSAPNNKHHVFKPSGLDKRAAWEATWEMQRREDAGEQVTPLVPPKYSSADYLRPEYWSLRGALDVPKERFVAFTELPWRDGPERLYGWAGWTPRQRSKVLIELDEESEGGGVSLADRYGLLYAAQFLVPYVAWESKDAAAEFDAVVRGLVGKDGVTEKMLAEWAERFPATRPRAQRTRRRTA; translated from the coding sequence ATGGAGCTGGAGAAGCGAGTGGCACTGACCAAGGCGCTGGCGAAGCTGACCGAGCGCATCGCCGAAGACCTCCGCGAGCAGATGCGCCGCCCCGGGCTCGCGCAGGAGCGCGCCCGCGCCCTCCACCGGGACGAGAAGGTGGGCGAGGACTTCATCGTCTGGACGGACGTGCTGTCCCGGCGCGCCGCGGTGCTGTGGGCGCTCAAGACGGTGTACGTCCGCGTCCTGGAGGACCGTGGCCTGATGCGACCACCGCGCCTGGTGGACCCGGACCCGCAGGCGCAGGAGGTGGAGTCGGACACGCTGTTCCGCCACCTCGCGCCCAACCTGGGGCCCTCGGCGTACCTCGCGTGGGTGTTCCGGGACCTTTCCAGCCCGCGCGGAGGCCTGCCCGAGCTGTTCTCGCCCCAGCCGGCCGAGGTGGCCCGGCCCTCGGATGCGCGCTCGCAGGAGGTGCTGGAGTTCTGGCGTCGGCGCGACGTGGAGACGGGTGAGCTCGTCTTCCGCTTTGACGGTGAGCAGTTCGACGGCCGGCTGATGGGGGACCTGTACCAGGACCTCGATCCGGTGGTGAAGGAGCGCTACGCGCTGCTCCAGACGCCGGACTTCGTGCTCGACTTCATCCTGGACGAGACGCTCACGCCCGCCATTGCCGAGTGGGGCGTGGAGAAGGTGAGGGTGCTCGACCCGGCGTGCGGCTCGGGGCACTTCCTGCTGGCGGCCTTCAAGCGGCTGGTGACGGGGATGCGCGAGAAGTTCCCCGCGCGCCCGGTGCGCGAGGTGGTGGACGACTGCCTCGCTCGCGTGGTGGGCATCGACCTCAATGACTATGCGTGCGGACTGGCCCGCGCTCGGCTCGTGATGACTGCGCTGGAACTGGCCGGGGAGACGGACCTCGGGGCCGCCAGTGATTACCACCCGCAGGTGTACTGGGCAGACGCGCTGGAGCAGGTGGAGCGCGCCCCGGAGCCTGAGCAGATGGGGCTTTTCACCGGGGAAACGGAAAAGAAGCCCTACAACATGCTCACCCGGCCGGAAGTGAGGGCGAGGTTGCGGCCCCTGCTGAAGGCAGGTTTCGAGGTGGTGGTGGGCAACCCACCGTACATCACCGAAAAAGACGCAGCGAAACGGGAATACCACCGGGAGAAAGCTGGCAAGGAGCGCCGGTATGTCTCGGCCTCGGGCAAGTATTCATTAGGCGCTCCTTTCACTGAGCGCATGTTCCAACTCGCCGTGCCGGGCGGCTTCATAGGGATGATTACCGCCAACTCCTTTATGAAGCGGGAGTTTGGCAAGGTGCTCATTGAGAAGGTTTTGCCGCGTCAGGATCTCTTCAAAGTGGTAGATACATCAGGGGCGTACATCCCGGGACACGGCACGCCCACGGTGCTCCTCTTTGGGCGGAGCCGAAAGCCACAGAGTAATGTGGTCCGCGTTGTGATGGGGAAGCGTGGTGAGCCTGGGATTCCAGTTGACGCCGCACAAGGGAAAGTGTGGCGGAGCATTGTTGATGAGCATGGAAGGCTTGGTGACAAGTCTGAATTTGTATCAGTCTCCGATGTGCTGCGTGACACGCTCAATGAGCATCCGTGGAGCATCGGTGGGGGTGGTGCGGCTGAGTTGAAGGAGGTGCTGGATTCCCGCTCCTCCAGCCGATTGGGGCAGGTAGCGCAAGCAATTGGCATTAGCTCGGTAACTGGAGAGGATGACGTATACTCGGCTGGGTCTGCACTCGCCTTCTCTCGGCGTGGCATTGGGCCACTACGTGCGCTGGTGACGGGAGACGTGGTGCGTGATTGGTCAGTGTCCAATCCTCTTTCGGCCATATGGCCTTATACGGATGAATTTGCGGTTGCGCCGCTGGACGCTATCCCGGCTATCGGAGCGTACCTCTGGAGTTTTCGCAGCATACTTCGGAAACGGAAGCGTTTTGGCACTCCAATGTTGGAGCGGGGGCTTTCGTGGTATGAGTGGCAGGAGTTGTATTCAGACAAGCTCCGCACCCCGTTGTCCATCGTCTTTGGTGAGGTGGCTACGCATAATCACTTCGTGCTTGAGCGCGGGGGGATGGTGTTCAAGCAGACTGCGCCGGTTATTAAGTTGCCTGCCAAGGCTACGGAGAATGAGTGTTTTGCTGTTCTTGGTCAGCTTAATTCGTCCGTCGCGTGTTTCTGGCTGAAGCAAGTGTGCCAGAACAAGGGACTCCGTGGGCAGGGAGGAGGAATGACTTCGGAGCCCTGGGAGCAATTCTTTCAGTTTGGTGGGACGAGGCTTGGAACATTTCCGCTTGCTCAAGTGCGGTGTGCTCAAACTGAAGAATTCGCTGCGGCTCTTGAAGCGCTTGCTCGAAAGAGCGCGCTGGATTCAGTTGAGAAATGTGTTGGTGAGCAGGCCGTTTCAGGTGCGATAGCATTGAGGGATGCCCTGTCTGGGCGTCGTAAGCGCGATCTCTCGCGCCTATGTCGAATGGTAGGTTTGCAAGAAGAGCTTGATTGGTTGTGCTACCGCCTTTACGGCATTGCTCCTGATGTCGAGGTGAGGCGCCCAGATGACGTTCAGTCGATTGTTCCTGGTCAGCGACCGTTTGAGATTGTGCTCGCGCAGGATGATGCGGAGCGGCGTGCGGCACTGGCCCGCGGTGAAGACCCTGATGAGGCTCCCACCGAATGGTTTGTGCGACATGGCTGGGAGCCCGTGTCTTCCCTTGATGGGATTGTCATTACGAATGAGCGCCGCGTAATTGAGGCGCGGATTGAGCGCATTGTTGCCAGCCGTGACTTGGCCCTCATCGAACAGCCCACCTATAAGCGGCGCTGGTATCGCCCGGACTACGCCGCCGAGGAGAAGCAGGCGCTCGAAACGTACCTTTCGGACCGGATGGAGGCCTGGGCGAAAGAGCGCGCCACGCCGTTCACGCTGCGCCAGATGGTCGCGGCTCTCCAGGCGGACCCGAGCGTGCTCGCCGTCGCCGAGTGCCTTGTCGGCAACGCCCAGTTCGACCTGGAGGCGCTGCTCTCCGAGCGACTGCTCGCCGATAGCGCCCCCAACAACAAGCACCACGTCTTCAAGCCCTCGGGCTTGGACAAGCGAGCCGCCTGGGAGGCGACGTGGGAGATGCAGCGCCGCGAGGACGCCGGGGAGCAGGTGACGCCCTTGGTGCCGCCCAAGTACTCCTCCGCGGACTACCTTCGCCCCGAGTACTGGTCGCTGCGCGGGGCGCTGGACGTGCCCAAGGAGCGCTTCGTCGCCTTCACAGAGTTGCCCTGGCGTGACGGCCCCGAGCGCCTGTACGGCTGGGCCGGCTGGACGCCGCGCCAGCGCTCCAAGGTGCTCATCGAACTGGACGAGGAGTCCGAGGGCGGCGGTGTGTCCCTGGCGGACCGCTACGGCCTGCTCTACGCCGCGCAGTTCCTCGTGCCCTACGTGGCCTGGGAGTCCAAGGACGCCGCCGCCGAGTTCGACGCCGTGGTGCGGGGCCTGGTAGGCAAGGACGGCGTCACCGAGAAGATGCTGGCGGAGTGGGCGGAGCGCTTCCCCGCCACGCGCCCCCGTGCCCAGAGAACCCGCAGGAGGACCGCGTGA
- the pglZ gene encoding BREX-2 system phosphatase PglZ, translated as MKDALLRKIIELAGGLAERGYVLALDGEFLRDVPERLTFPRQSYSYTVTRPGSELALRRLIVRAGGEPFIALLDEKLAHRLPRDLVRRARGQRVHSVDVNDVLVLALGTPVVGADAETKELALRHLERLQEVMRGRTLPTVIDRRMLDELLLDACVGARIRSDKAGTLLATWLRELPRGEPALMSLLRRILPTLHGGEGRVLAWALEDSRRLKALVVNAALLAIEEEQLPPSIWGLLHGVESHPTVQLTPESFRATVRGLAQDALEALGEQATPYLAEAEALGRKALTPKVLEKSRLLPLGLDVHMRRLAEQAAKGEPIPGAELESLRTHRAVALKRGELEVLESLARLSRYVAEPLPVDGDLAARVRHYQESGAFADWAALKLRRALATTAEFQKEAQAVLAAYRARRDEENLAFARLLAEGYTRAIFAPGVVPLHRLWGQVASQARGEPLYVVVLDGCSYPVFLELLDELAQEPQEPLGLIAPGAVPLDRAHGVPALAPLPTVTSHARGALFLGEIPKDPLRTESLWREQEERVTDPARFRQNEALGARSRRLFLKGDLADGAQALLAALREPALEVVAAVFNAVDDQIGSANTGAAFRVHGRDIAGFIPSLKAALGAGRRVLLTADHGHTPYWTRELHVGPGASARWCELPAGAMPADGFIALDLEGLGGTPGRKAFAWKMGVHQGAPQVGFHGGCGLEEMVVPLAWLGRQGVAADEPAWWLGRTRPQPVEVARLESRPVPAPKPAAVAVPSRLQGDLFDARATVAAVAAGATALGVAENVLALLDAAERAALVVLAQNGSARGMDLAPRIGKPVGRVAGFMTQLHRKLHRVGVAFFKAETLPTGDVQYHHIPQAGAERP; from the coding sequence GTGAAGGATGCCCTGCTGCGAAAAATCATCGAGTTGGCCGGGGGCCTGGCCGAGCGGGGCTACGTGCTGGCGCTCGATGGCGAGTTCCTGCGCGACGTTCCGGAGCGGCTGACCTTCCCGCGCCAGAGCTACAGCTACACCGTCACCCGGCCCGGCTCGGAGCTGGCGCTGCGCCGGCTCATCGTCCGCGCCGGAGGCGAGCCCTTCATCGCGCTGTTGGACGAGAAGCTGGCGCACCGGCTGCCGCGAGACCTGGTGCGGCGGGCCCGCGGCCAGCGCGTCCACTCGGTGGACGTGAATGACGTGCTGGTGCTGGCGCTCGGCACGCCGGTGGTGGGCGCGGACGCGGAGACGAAGGAGCTGGCCCTGCGGCACCTGGAGCGCCTCCAGGAGGTCATGCGCGGGCGCACGCTGCCCACCGTCATCGACCGGCGCATGCTGGACGAGCTGCTGCTGGACGCGTGCGTGGGCGCGCGCATCCGGAGCGACAAGGCGGGGACGCTGCTCGCCACCTGGCTGCGGGAGCTTCCCCGGGGCGAGCCCGCGCTGATGAGCCTGCTGCGCCGCATCCTCCCCACGCTGCACGGCGGAGAGGGCCGCGTGCTCGCCTGGGCCCTGGAGGACTCACGGCGCCTCAAGGCGCTGGTCGTCAATGCCGCCCTGCTGGCGATTGAGGAGGAGCAACTGCCCCCCAGCATCTGGGGGCTGCTCCACGGGGTGGAGTCGCACCCCACGGTGCAGCTCACCCCCGAGTCTTTCCGCGCGACGGTGCGGGGACTGGCCCAGGACGCGCTGGAGGCGCTGGGCGAGCAGGCAACGCCGTACCTCGCGGAGGCGGAGGCGCTCGGCCGCAAGGCCCTGACGCCCAAGGTGCTGGAGAAGAGCCGGCTGCTGCCGCTGGGCTTGGACGTGCACATGCGCCGGCTCGCCGAGCAGGCCGCGAAGGGAGAGCCGATTCCCGGTGCGGAGCTGGAGAGCCTGCGCACGCACCGGGCGGTGGCGCTCAAGCGTGGCGAGCTGGAGGTGCTGGAGTCCCTGGCGCGTCTGAGTCGCTACGTGGCCGAGCCGCTCCCGGTGGACGGAGACCTAGCGGCCCGCGTGAGGCACTACCAGGAGAGCGGCGCCTTCGCGGACTGGGCCGCCCTGAAGCTGAGGCGCGCGCTGGCCACCACCGCCGAGTTCCAGAAGGAGGCCCAGGCCGTCCTCGCCGCCTACCGCGCGCGGCGCGACGAGGAGAACCTGGCCTTCGCGCGCCTGCTGGCGGAGGGCTACACCCGCGCCATCTTCGCCCCGGGCGTGGTGCCCCTGCACCGCCTATGGGGGCAGGTGGCCTCCCAGGCGCGCGGGGAGCCCCTGTACGTGGTGGTGTTGGACGGGTGCAGCTACCCGGTGTTCCTGGAACTGCTCGACGAGCTGGCGCAGGAGCCGCAGGAGCCGCTGGGGCTCATTGCTCCGGGCGCGGTGCCGTTGGACAGGGCGCATGGCGTCCCCGCGCTCGCTCCATTGCCCACGGTGACGAGCCATGCCCGGGGGGCGCTCTTCCTCGGGGAGATTCCAAAGGATCCGCTCCGCACCGAGTCGCTGTGGCGCGAGCAGGAGGAGCGTGTCACGGACCCGGCGCGCTTCCGGCAGAACGAGGCTCTGGGGGCCCGCTCCCGGCGCCTGTTCCTCAAGGGAGACCTGGCGGATGGGGCCCAGGCGCTGCTCGCCGCCCTGAGGGAGCCGGCGCTAGAGGTGGTGGCCGCCGTCTTCAACGCGGTGGACGATCAGATTGGCTCGGCCAACACCGGGGCGGCCTTCCGGGTGCACGGCCGGGACATCGCTGGTTTCATCCCCAGCCTCAAGGCGGCCCTCGGGGCGGGGCGGCGGGTGCTGCTGACGGCGGACCACGGCCACACGCCGTACTGGACGCGCGAACTGCACGTGGGCCCGGGGGCCTCGGCCCGCTGGTGCGAGCTGCCGGCTGGGGCCATGCCCGCGGACGGCTTCATTGCCCTGGACCTGGAGGGGCTGGGCGGCACACCCGGGCGCAAGGCCTTCGCGTGGAAGATGGGCGTCCACCAGGGTGCCCCGCAGGTGGGCTTCCACGGTGGGTGCGGCCTGGAGGAGATGGTGGTGCCGCTTGCGTGGCTTGGCCGGCAGGGCGTGGCGGCCGACGAGCCCGCGTGGTGGCTCGGGCGGACGCGGCCGCAGCCGGTGGAGGTGGCGCGCCTGGAGTCCCGTCCGGTGCCAGCGCCGAAGCCGGCCGCGGTGGCCGTGCCCTCCCGCTTGCAGGGGGACCTGTTCGACGCGCGCGCCACGGTGGCCGCGGTGGCCGCAGGGGCGACGGCGCTGGGGGTGGCGGAGAACGTGCTGGCGCTGTTGGACGCGGCCGAGCGTGCGGCCCTGGTGGTGCTGGCGCAGAATGGGAGCGCCCGCGGCATGGACCTGGCGCCGCGCATCGGCAAGCCGGTGGGGCGGGTGGCGGGCTTCATGACCCAGCTCCACCGCAAGCTGCACCGGGTGGGGGTGGCGTTCTTCAAGGCGGAGACGCTGCCCACGGGTGACGTGCAGTACCACCACATCCCCCAGGCGGGGGCGGAGCGTCCATGA
- the brxD gene encoding BREX system ATP-binding protein BrxD, with amino-acid sequence MKVTEAEARDIVAALRTGAVPHSGLHHFATGVDSLVRVVDEELEDVARGAGSGRAKWIRGEYGSGKTFVTRLLCARAREKGFATAEVQISINDTPLHHLETVYRRLVERLATPAEGVGAFRAVVDGWLFEVGEEVTRLKGLPEDDPAFAAAVEERLEDKLAELSARNPAFAQVLRAYAQAQAAGDMGVAQQLLGWLGAQPHVDRSVTSRAGVKGAVDGQAALAFLRGLLLLLRQSRHAGLVVVLDEVETLQRMPAPTREKALNALRQLVDMLMNGELPGLYLVVTGTPELFEGPKGLKALSPLYQRVFTRFDAEPRFDNLRAPQVRLPPFDVGRLLEVGHKVRALFPARETGRVQGTVDDRFLEGLVGRVTEGFGGKVTVAPRLFLRELVDVLDRVDQFPDYSPHQHYRLEVDEASLRPEELAARRGTSAVEGEPEAEPPPSRPARRLEG; translated from the coding sequence ATGAAGGTGACGGAGGCCGAGGCTCGCGACATCGTGGCGGCCCTGCGCACGGGAGCCGTGCCCCACAGCGGCCTGCACCACTTCGCCACGGGGGTGGATTCCCTGGTGCGCGTGGTGGACGAGGAGCTGGAGGACGTAGCGCGCGGGGCCGGAAGCGGGCGCGCCAAGTGGATCCGCGGCGAGTACGGCAGCGGCAAGACGTTCGTCACGCGCCTGTTGTGCGCGCGGGCGAGGGAGAAGGGCTTCGCCACCGCGGAGGTGCAGATCTCCATCAACGACACCCCGCTGCACCACCTGGAGACGGTGTACCGCCGGCTGGTGGAGCGGCTGGCCACGCCAGCTGAGGGGGTGGGCGCCTTCCGCGCGGTGGTAGACGGGTGGCTCTTCGAGGTGGGCGAGGAGGTGACGCGCCTCAAGGGGTTGCCCGAGGACGACCCGGCCTTCGCCGCGGCGGTGGAGGAGCGGCTGGAGGACAAGTTGGCCGAGCTGAGTGCGCGCAATCCGGCCTTCGCCCAGGTGCTGCGGGCCTATGCCCAGGCGCAGGCGGCGGGGGACATGGGCGTGGCGCAGCAGCTCCTGGGGTGGCTCGGAGCCCAGCCGCACGTAGACCGCAGCGTCACCTCCCGCGCTGGCGTGAAGGGGGCCGTGGACGGGCAGGCGGCCCTGGCCTTCCTTCGGGGGCTGCTGTTGCTGCTGCGCCAGTCGCGCCACGCGGGGCTGGTGGTGGTGCTGGACGAGGTGGAGACGCTCCAGCGCATGCCCGCGCCCACCCGCGAGAAGGCCCTCAACGCGCTGAGGCAACTCGTGGACATGCTGATGAACGGGGAGTTGCCGGGCCTGTACCTTGTGGTGACGGGCACGCCCGAGCTCTTCGAGGGGCCCAAGGGACTCAAGGCCCTCTCGCCACTGTACCAGCGCGTCTTCACCCGCTTCGACGCGGAGCCCCGCTTCGATAACCTCCGCGCCCCCCAGGTGCGGCTGCCTCCCTTCGACGTGGGGCGGCTGCTGGAGGTGGGGCACAAGGTTCGGGCCCTCTTCCCCGCGCGGGAGACGGGGCGCGTGCAGGGAACGGTGGATGACCGCTTCCTGGAGGGGCTCGTGGGCCGCGTCACCGAGGGCTTCGGGGGCAAGGTGACGGTGGCCCCGCGCCTCTTCCTGCGCGAGCTGGTGGACGTGTTGGACCGGGTGGACCAGTTCCCGGACTACTCGCCCCACCAGCACTACCGGCTGGAGGTGGACGAGGCCAGCCTGCGCCCCGAGGAGCTTGCCGCGCGGCGGGGCACGTCCGCCGTGGAGGGGGAGCCCGAGGCGGAGCCGCCACCTTCGCGCCCGGCGCGCCGGCTGGAGGGGTAG